From the genome of Capsicum annuum cultivar UCD-10X-F1 chromosome 4, UCD10Xv1.1, whole genome shotgun sequence:
TTTATAAATTCCTAAAGAAACCAATAACTATATTTTGACCCAAAAACATTTTTTTGCACTTTCTTGAAATTGTGGAATTTAATTTCCACAATCTCTCAAATATTAGACAATTCCATGGCCAAACATATATTTGGCCAACATTTTCCCAAAAATTACCTCCAAAATATAAGGCCAAAAAGGTCCTTGCTTGTTCACGTGAATATCCATCAGCAGACATCACATGTCGCCATGGCAAGTGAAGGTACCAATCAGAAGAAATTACCAAGATTTCTTTGCCTTCATGGATTTAGAACAAGTGGAGCAATTTTGAAGAAGCAAATTTTTGATAAATGGCCAACTCAAGTTGTGGATAAATTGGATCTTGTTTTTATTGATGCACCTTTTCCATGTCAAGGCAAATCTGAAGTTGAGGGCATATTTGACCCTCCTTATTACGAATGGTATCAGTTCAATAAGGTTGCagttctaatttttattttttctgaattaaAGCAATAAAGTACTAAATCTCGGTAGATCGTGGCGACAAGGCTACCCTGCCACTTAAAATGACCCATTGCTTGTTTAGATGGTATTCTAATTGTAGTTAAAGCTTGTTACATGAGTTTATGCTAAATtaattgaaaaaggaaaagaaaaaatatttttattttgttttataacTGTTGTTGTTTTGAACTGCAGGATTTGAAAGTGTATGAGAATTTTGATAAATGTCTTGAATACATAGAAGAATGTATGATTAAACATGGACCTTTCGATGGTCTTCTTGGTTTCTCCCAGGTATGtcttcaatttttccttttcagattttaaaaaaaaattgttgtagtTTTCCTTATTCTCTTAGGATGCTTGGATTTAAATTTGGTACAATTTTTTGGGGGGGtttattttggaaaaaattgatattgattttgtGAGAGGGAAAAATCTATTTTCTGCATTTCTGAATGACTTCGACAGTCCTAGACTCTTTTAAGTACTTTCTCTTGTTGTCATTTCAAATTTGTGATGGTCTGTATCTTTCTTTATAGGAAATTTGCACAATCTGATTCTGAGTATCTGTGTCTTTTGGTAAACTTCAGGGGGCAATTATTTCTGGAGGATTGCCTGGGTTGCAGGATAAGGTAAACACTAGGCATTAGAAATGTTTCCCCATATAGTTGGATGTCTTTCTTTGATGTGTAAAAATGAAAATGTTGATTGTTTCGAGAGACGTTAGTGATAAACACTCCTTTATTTCTAAATAAGTGTATGTTTAGCATTTTCATTTGTTTCTAATAGTGGATACTTTATATAATTAAAGAAGATATTAATGACattctttcaattttatccttttttaagtaaagaaaattttacaaaatcaagAATTGCTAAAGAGTtaagtaataatttttttcaagatatTTATTACGAATaagttagtaaaaatattttttattttctacaaatgaataattttttaagagGTGTGCTCAAGTTAAAATGTTCGCTTGTTTAAGAACGGAGGATGAATGTCACAATTTGGACCATAATgtattattgttcttggtgttcAATTAAACTTGTCCATCTTGTGATGGTTATTTTGGTGTGatattattgttcttggtgttcAATTAAACCTGTCCATCTTGTGATGGTTATTTTGGTGTGATATTGGCAGGGAGTGGGACTTACAAAggtgccaaaaataaaatatctgataatTATTGGAGGTGCTAAATTGCAGGATAATTCAGTGGCAGAGAAAGCTTATTCATCACCAATTACATGCCCTTCTGTTCACTTCTTAGGTACTTTCTGTTCCTACAAATTACCACACGGCCTCGTTTGGccatgaatttttttcattttttcagaaaaattctTCACTTTATGTCATAATATAGCTTCAAGTTGATGTTTGGTTACGAGATTTCCACATATAACTTGGAgttatatttgaaaaagtgaaaaacaagaaaaacttgttttcacttttttttcattatttttctttcatgaaaattcaaaaacaacttcaattattttcatCAACTTTAGCTCAAACTCCAACTCAAACTTCAATTTTTATGTCCAAATTCCTTCTTTGTATGTGCTACACAAAACACCTTGTACTATGACTTAGTTATGAATAAAttccttaaattttaaattcaaatacttaCGTCGTCCTACTATAAAAATACTACATTTACACCCCTAAGATGTATATTCCTAGCTTTTTCGGTGTTACTTTTATGGGTTTTTCCAAAAAAGAAGTCGAAGGAAACATttaacaaacttttttttttacgtAAAAGTTACATAAATTCCAACTCTTTTGAAGTTAATTATTCATTATATCAATTTTTTCTGATTTAGTCCACATAAATACATCACATTCTTCCTAATACATAACTTAATTTTGCCCGAATACATTACATTCAGTACGGATACATCACATTCTTCAGTGATGTATCCGAATTTTAAGTGAAATCAGGactttatgtaattatttaaaagaatTGGGATTTTAAATAGTTATGGTAAGTTAAGTTGTGGTAcggtgtaatttttttcattatgttttgattatatggttacaaattatttaataagatataccaattattagtaatacactTTGCACTCTAGAATGTGTCCTAGTGGATAATGAAATGAGTTGAACATTATTCGGTCTTAGGTTTAAattctagagagagaaaatatcggAGTAAGTGATTTTTACTCATTTAATTTGTCCTAAACTTGATGATCAAAGTTAGCTGATACTTGTTGTGGTGGGAGGTGGCAGATACCCTAGTGGACAACACTATTTAGTATTTGTTGCTGTGGGAGAAGGAGAGCTTTGAAGTAACTGATAAACTTTATGTGATCAGAAGGTCACGAGTTTAAACCTTGAAAACAACATCCGACAGAAATGTAagataagactgcgtacaatagacTCTTGTGGTCGGACTCTTCTCCAAACCCTGCCTATAGCGAGCACTTTAATGCACCGGGTTGCCCCTTAAACTTACTCGTGCTTTTCCGATCAAAGTCCCTCCCCTCTGTTATCATCTCTTACCCTCCTATTCATGGACCATTCACCATTCTCACTTTTGTTTGTTACATGCATtagaaaacaaattaaaaagattttaaatttgtaaatttcTTATTGATTATGGATATTATAGGTGAGCAAGACTACCTAAAGAAGTATGGGATGGAGCTCTTGGAACTATATGTTGATCCAGTGGTGATTCATCATCCCAAGGGTCACACTATACCAAGATTTGGTAAACctctttaacatttttatttattcaactCCATTTATTGTACTAATTATATTCTGTGCAGCCCAACTTGTTGTTTAGCAACAATGACAAAtatcatccttcttttcttttcttttttcagatGAGAAAGGATTAGAGAGCATGCTTAGTTTCATTGAGAAGGTGCAAGCAGAGATTAACAAGTGAtcaactttgataattttttattttattttatttttcttgaagctccatgtttttggaaatttttcttcctttaatttttaaaaataaaatcacttcaaataattagattttttaaCCTATAGGGAAGAAAAATTCTAGGCCTTACTAGAAAAGTTAAAGAACTATATCTATATGTGGCCATACTATTTATTGTATTTACGGCTCTCTATGCCATTGGATTATTTTACATCCTTGATATGTTTCTCTTGGTTAAAGAAAATTCTTGTTCATTTCGGATTACTTGCTTAAATTCAATGTGCAAATATTGGCTATACATCACTTTGATATGTAAATATTGGGATATACAATAACATACCTTGTATATTTCCACATAGCAGGGATTTGAGGAGGGTGGAGTGTACCCAGACCATACCACTGATCTGCGTACACTCCCCCCTCCTCAGACCcccactatatatatattggatcatTTCATTGGATTTAAATGTGTGGGTTGTGGAGAGCAAATCAAAAGTGTCAAtgtagaaaaaagaaaggaatcaaTAAAGTTATATCATGTAATGTTGATATGCATGgaagtacttggcattggcaaGTAGAATCCTTCTTTTCCTTAGAGCTCCCAATTTTATCATTTGTTGGGAGCCTTATATGAGCTTTTCACAAATATATTTAAGGGATGAATCACAAgattaaaatgatgaaatcttatttacttcttagcttaaaaatagcgGAGAAATGTTaggtaaattattttttgtctACCACTACTAGTATATAACACGTTATAAGGAGAAATTGATACAAGATCAATGGGCTCCACTCCTTTGGGATTGATGCTTCAAGGATCACATCTATGGATCCaagatttagttgttttagggGAACAAATACGTGTgtggatgatagcttggagcGCGGGAGAAGCTACATTTGATGATGTCATCCACGGAAGCATTGAGCCACGACGTGTTTGGAAGATAGCGTGGGCTTCGAGGGAGCATGGACGCCCATGACATTATTTTgggctttgggtcacttttgggcccaatagcTTTTAGGGTCAGTTTTGGACCCATTGTGTAATAAAGATGCATGGCCTATAAATAGTCAGTTTGTTTAAGGGGAGATTTTAGATGACATATTTGTAGCCTCTTTTGAGAGCCTCTTTCAAGGTGGAATTCTTGGGCAAGGCAAAatcttgtgttgatgatttgcttagaaacggagatTGTTTGGGGGttccggttcccttgaggtcacgtaagagataggtttaggttgtgtgtgatattaaaggtccaaaagtggaataagcttttggattgttaatattacatctttatttttctatctatctatctttactttcttgcaaTCGcttgtctatatctagtgtaatccatttgtgctcttgtcttgtaaccgtgtgttgttgttattgcatcttgttcatcaagtgttgttattgtttttagtgtgttttactcttgatgtcatttcctttcttgttcttcttgtgaatccgagagaggtcatcaaaggggtcctcggttcttcaaatcgttgactattttggtgtatgtttttgtgTCTTCCTTGTCGATCTCGTATCAGAAATCTTTAGCAAAATTGGTCATCCCGATTTGaatttgtttgataatgatagtTTGAGCAGTCTGCACCTTGGTCATTTTGTTCCGTTTATATTTGTACGTAAAAAAGAGTATGATCAatgtttcaaaaattaattatttttttttacctttttttttttccattcctAGGAACTGGGTGTGGCTCAAACTCTTTGAGATTGAAAGTGAGGGGTGCTTACCATCAATTACTATGTTTTAATTTGATAATTTCTCTAAAATTATGAAGGacaaaaggttttttttttttcattactaATAATGCGATACTCttctttttaaaattgaatactaatattCATGTTTATTTTGAACTGTTTTTTAATACTCTAAAATTAAGTTAAAAGTAATTTGAAAGGAATAGTGCTACTCCAAGtattgaggtttttttttttggtgattctAGTTTTTGAACACGGGTGATTCTCGTTAGAGAAAAATGAATTCATAGGCCCTCCCAAGTCTTTAATTAGAAAATGGGGATAAGTGGGTCCCACAatcttttaaagttaaaaaaatagagTCTCTTGAACAATTGAGACAGTTGTTCGACAATTGcattagttgtctcaacaacttcacacagttgttgaacaacttcgcaaagttgtcgaacaacttcgCGCAGTTATTAAACAACTTTgcgcagttgtcgaacaactttaataattgttgaacaacttcgtaaagttgtcgaacaactatcaaagttgttcaaCAATTGGGAGAAGTTGTTGGAacgaaaaaactttaaaaaaaaactcaaaaaaattttgtcccttccacctaattttaaaaacttgaaTGACCCTCACTTAATTGGAAAActtgtttgtcccttttaatcCAAAGTCCCGGCTCGGAGTCTTTTGATGTTTCTGGTCCTCAAAGACGAAGACATTGATTATTGAAGTTATGTTTaaaactaaaaaccaaataaCATAGATATACACTTTAATTTACCAAAGTATTTATAAAAATCtcagttaattatgtatctttgttaGTTGTATTGGGAGTTAATTACATATCGTAACAGaccaaaaatcagaaaaaaattatccaaagctaattatttattttttacaagaAAATAATGTATCTTTATTGGATGAATCAGGAGCTAATTgtgtatctcgacagactcaaaattgggatttcagtaattatataatatgtcaaaattttctgtaattaaactttaaattgttggaatttatgttgttttccCTAAATAGTAACTGGGGGGGAAGGACACCCAGTGGCCATTTTTAAAACAAATGGCCAGCATTTGATCAATTTGACACTTTATGACCAGTCGGTCAAATTAATACCAATTAATAGTCATTGGGCTACTTTAGTCCATTCCTGCATATACAGTgtttatacaaaatttatacaaCGCTTATACctattgatacactttttcaaaAGAGACGGAACCTATGCATGCATATACAATTtctataccaaattgatacaacgcttataccatattgatacactttttcaaaAGAGACGGAACCTATGCATGCATATACAACCCCTATACAAAATTAATACTACGTTTACACCATATTGATATACTTTTTCAAAAGAGAGGAAACCTACATATGCATATACAATTTCTATACCAAATCGATACAATGCTTATACCACTTTgacacattttattttttaaaaaatacaatagtgaaataaaacaaaagagaaaagttGAATTCCTCTTTCATAAGAAAAATGAaccaagtttttttaaaaaaaattgaacaacaaaaactttaaaaataaaaaataaagaaggagaCGAAGCCTACATCAAAATGGCTAAACGTAGGAATTAATTTAGTAGCTAATTACAGGCAATTAATTTTGAATGATTGTTACgatgaaattatttttgagtgAAGTGATATTTTTGTCCTTTCTTCCTATAACTAttagggaaaatttcagaaatagcaactgtagagccttaattataacttttataataacagttttaaaattacaaaaaatagcaacatgTATTCTGTATTTTAGTAAAaggttgctatataaatacatatacaaataggGTAtccattccttatttaactctaatcagttagagttaaataagggatGAAATTGTTCCTTAATTTATATCACAATTAATTAAACAGATTCATTTACCTTatatgactcttttatttttacctcAACCATTAATTTACATCAacattattcaaattcaaaaatcatttttcataaaCAGTAATTCAAAgctaattcaaaaaaaaaaaaagtgcttCCAATATTATTGATCAACGTCTGAAATTTgtgaagaaaatttgaaaatacaaTGCTACAATTACAGGTATTGATAAACAAACTTGATTCCGTTtgtgaatttcataaaatatatttgcaaaaaattctgaaaaattAATAAGTAACAAGTTTGCGTAACAGTCATGAAGTTCAAATTTTGAGATcgtattttgaaaagttttctcaacgatttttttttctcaatttcaaagTTGTCCTTGTCGTTGTGTATTTATAAAATCGAATAACAATTTGTATacgttaaatttgaattttagtcgaTGATACATATTATTCGACTAAAGAATTTGTTTCGTTGAAATTTGTTTTCCAGTTGTATATATACAAATGATTAATTGTATGTAGTATGTATTTGATaattgaatttatatttactgTTTTGTGGTGTTCTGGACATTGACAATGGAAAGCATACTTGTTATCGTTAAGCACTTTAGTAGATGGACATATGAATAACAATATGAAGATTACATCAGTGATACTGTATTGATGAGCATAAATGCTTTGTATAATCAACACTACACACTACTAGCTTCTTATATTGATGTAGATCTGAATTGCAAATGCATTCAAATTGAATATACATATGCATAGcagaaaaatatatatgcagactTGTAAAATACACATACAGACttgtaaaatacatatgttgcatTGGCAAAATACATTTGCTAATTGGAAAATTGCAaatgtcaaaattatttttatttttataattttttataataatttcaagTTATACCAATCTTAAAGTGTGTCTATACGGTCCACGACAAGGAGCAACATTTTATTGTTtgccttaagaaaaaaaaatatttttgccgTACGTTCCAATTGAACTAGATACCGTGTGTGCATGTTTATGCAgtacttgataaaaaaaaaattaagaagggACCATATTGCTCAGATCTATACAAGCTAAAAACAGTCTTGAGAACGTATGATCTTCTAGTTTATTCTTTACCGCACAAAGATGACTGGGTAATTTCATCAGAGATATTGGAGGAGGTTGTTCTGCCCCCAAAGTACAAGCAGCCACCTGAAAGACCTCCAAAGAAGGATCATAGAAAATTAGGAAGAGATATATTcggaaagaagaacaaaaattattgtagttTATGTAGATTTAAAGGTCATAATAggcgttcatgtaggaaatataATAAAGGATAAGTTTGTTGATGTATTCAGTCAAAAAATAAGTGTTAAATTTTTTCATTGACAATTATGTGATTCTACATTGTAAGACAAatgtttgattttcttgaatttattataattaatttgttGCAACTATTTTACTGAAGTTGCAAATATATACATCATTAATATAACGTCATTATATATGTAATTAATTAATACAACCGattattttgtaaaatatatatttaaaccTAAAGATAATGAAAACTACACATGCAAAtagttaaaatctgaaaaatacgTATAAGGATCTAATAAGTAACTAtgcccataaaatacatatataaactgAAAAGGTACATTTGCGTTATTgataaatacatatgtatcataaaaatatatgaaactgAAAAAAACATATAACGACATATTAATcagaactaaaaatatatatgtattaataaaaaaaaatatgtgttaaAGATACATACATATGCGTTATTCATAACTAcatatgaatataaaaaaattacatatgtatTGCACAAATGACTATGACACTTGTAGAATTTTTCTTAGTCTCAAGTGACATAATACATCTCCCTAATTGCGCTTAAACCAcataattcttcttcttcacgtAGACATCAAATATACTATTATTACAAAACATCTTGTACTGATTCTTCGTTACTATTGACTTAATACGATCTTCAATGTCGTTGACCGTATGACATTCTATATGTGGTACAAATTTGGACAATACTCTTGCCATGTATATTTGATCGCGCAACATCTACATACCACAAAAAATACAATTACAAGTCTAAACAGTGtcacatatgtatttacaaaaaacATCTTAAATTTACATTACAACATGTATACATAAATTCAGTGtatgtattttatgaatacatCACTGACCCAAAATTAAGTTGTCATACATCAAAATACATATCGTGTTCATCATCtcatgaataacaaatacaactgaacaaacaaaaaaaatcttagaacaaacaaatacaaaatacatatctaaccCGTAACAAATACAttacatataattacaaaatacatatcttaaaagtAACAAATACATATCTTCACACTACAATTCCATATCTTAACAGTAACTTTCACATAAGCAGATAATTTatcaaatgtatatataaaatacatatctgaACATACagtctaaaaaaattaaaatataaatacataaaattttatgaatacatgaatggtcCAAATTTAAGTTATCAAGAAAAGAATACAACTGAACATCAAATACAAATCTTATCAGTAACTAATACAAATATCCAACACAtatcttaaatacaaaatacatatcttaaatatgTGTTTTTTCATCCGACTTCCTCTTTTtcatcgatttttaaatttttgtgggttTTGGGGATGAAGATTTTCTCAATGCTTTCCGTTTTatgattttcacaatttttttcgaATCGTTACACTGATTCAATCTCACACCTCCCTTATACTGAAAATTAGTAGAAACCaagttaattttttcttttgttaaatcAAGACTAAATGATGGTAGTTCATCAGACTCAAAATTCATCGGTGGAATCCCATTAACTGAACTGCTACGATGTGTATGTACTGGCATTATCGCGTAACTCCAAAAATTTCAAaccgcaaaaaaaaaaaaaaaaaaactcatagaAGAAGGTTGAAAAGCCGAaattaatttacaaaaaaaaaattatatgaaaaaaaataacaagcaTTAGCTGTAAAATCATCTTCCCTTAATTATTGGGGAACAAGCTTATCCGAAATTAGAGAGCACATAgcgattttgaaaaaaaaaaaaaaaagcaaacgtTAAAATGGAGGAAACTGAAATAGGTAAATTGCTTGAAAATAGGGTAAATTGCCTTGAAAATAGGTAAAGGAAAAGTAATTGGTGGAATCCACGCTCATAACtctagaaaaatcaaaatatttctagTTTTGacataagttgtaattttgagaaaatatcattattaattgTAATTAAAGTCTTAAGATTGTTAGTTTCTGTAGGCCCAATTACTTCGGATTTGGCCCAAATTCCCTAAACCCACtagttatttgaaaaaaaaaaaaaaaaaggactctAGTCAAtgttttcttacttgttttcaaTCCAAACAGTGAGAGTAGCAATTAATATAATTGCTTAAAGTTAGGAGGGCTCAATTGCCACTTGTCATATTATATAAGTAGTCTTTTGCAATTAAATCAAAAgccaaaaattagaaaagaaactCAAATAACCAACCGTTGAATGTCGCTGGGTTGTAGCACTACGGGCTCCAGGTACTTTCTAATTTCCTTTATTTAACCTGATTTGAGTCGTGAAAATAGCCTCTGTGGTCCGGGCCAGCTGTAATTTTGGGGGATTGGAGGAGTTAGCAGCTTTGTTAGTTAACAGGAGGCAAACTCAAGAATCTATGTATAGATCACGCGACTCAAATTCTTCACCTTGTTCAAATTTGATTGAGTTGTGAAGGGGAATCGTTGCAATGGACCTGATTTCAATTGAATTTAAAGCTAATGATTAGATGTTTTTGATGAGAGATGAGGGTTTACTGATATGTAGGTGTGAAATCATGATGGTTGAAGGTGATAAAATGACATGAGGTAGATTTATAATCACATGGAAGGAAGTTATGTAAATGAACCTCCAATATCTTGAAATCTATATGAAATTTGTGATGAACGGAATACAATAAATGCAAATAATCCATATAGGCAATACGAACTGGTTGGATTAATATAGTCAttattcacacatttatattAGATCATGCATTTGATAAGAGTCTATGAAGTATGTTTAGAGATTGTATGGAAGTGTAAGGATACGTGCAAGATTAGAGAATCTCTAATTTTTCATAGAAATACAAACAATTGAATGGTAGAATGAGACGTCCCAAATCCAAAAGAATAGATATAGAGAATGCATATAGCGCGCACCTCACTAGTTTGGAGTTGAGGTGTTATTGTTAATGTAATGCTATTCTTGCCTTTCCGAGCTGTCAATATAGGTCTTCAGATAAAGGATCCTCTGAAATTCCtccttatttattttgaaaatactgataaaaataATGTGGTTATATAGGATCCAATAATTAAGCAAATCCCTGCAAGTCGTCACTTGCTGCCCCCCATATTCTCatgataatatattaattttaagaTAGCATTAGTTACATAACTAAGTTTTTTACCCTTCCGATGGCGAATTACTCCATAATTGCAAGTTTATGCGCCATCAGCTTCTGCACATGCATGCTTCTTCTTCTATTCGATCTTGCAATTTCTTAGGTTAACTGAAAATGGTCTCGTCAAACCACAATCTATCTTAAAGTTATCTAATTGGCTCCCATTCCAGCCTGACCTACAGTGTAGCTGTCGGAGTTTTGATTTGCTCGCTTACATTTTCTTTCGGATTTCTATCACTAACTTCAATCATAGTACATGAGCTATATTTACATTTGTTATTACTTGGTTTAAGGAAAATTTTGAGCTTATCATCAGCATGTTTCTTAAAGAGCTCTCAAGTTTAGTGGTTAGGGTcagattcaaattatttcaagtCCTTTGACAGAACTCATTTTGGTGTAACTTGCCACTTACTTCACCTCATATGATTGCGTGGTGGAATGGTCAAGACTTAATTTTTAGCAACAACAGCTCATACTTTCTGTCATACTCCTCAATTTCACTTATGGTCTTTGAAATAGTATAGCACTTCCTTCagcttttgaagaaaaatataaaaagaaagcttTACAAGGAAGCAACTGATTCTTGTGTCTCTTATGCTTTTAATGGATATGTGAATGTAGACTCTAGTGCCATTGAATTGTGAGCTCGACATTGTGCAACAATAAGCTTACTAATCATATTATACAATATTAAATGTTTCGGATGCAAGTGAAGATGAGGAATATAATGATGTCACTCCTTAAAGATTCTCATTTAAACAGTAATATACAAGCTACTTTCTCTGTGATGGATCAGATGTTTATCCTGCTACTTGATACTCGTTGCCATGTCTTCTTTCACTAGTTCCCAATTTGTcacacaataaaaataattcatgCTTTGGCTGCTGCAAGACTATGACATTTTGAGTTATAGTTCATATTGTCTAATAGGTCCCATGCAAGCATGGAATTTCAGAGCTAGCAGTTGAggtgttgttgatattgttgtttatttttaaataacaacAAGATAGTAGTTGTACCAAATGTAATGAGAAATCTCCAGAAATAGAAGTGGTACACAAAAAGTATAGAACTTGTAATAAACATGGTTATATATGAAAGACATGCAACTATATATACTAACAGGAACCTATAGGTGTATCAAAACAAAGGGACAAAAACCAAACCCTTATATATACAAGTTTTTTTTGAAGAGGGACAAAGCTAGCAGTTGAATAATTGGACAAACGAGTAGTTCAGTCAATGCAACACAAAATTGCTTGCCAAATCATTATTCCCTAGGGTTGGATCTACTTACAAATTAGAGGTCGACAAATGTGCATGTTTCTTGCATATCCATGTTCTCGTTTTGCACAAATCATTCTAATATCCCAGTTTCAATTTCAACATTTCTGCTGCattaaattcctagaaactagGCGTCCATCAGTTATTTTTTGTGACAGTGAATACTTCCATATGATGCAATCTGATTTATTGGCTCAACTGTTTTATACTATAATCTCTAGGGCATTTGCTCTTTGTCCGTATGATGCATGTTATTCTGAACCCACAGTAGAAAAGATTTGGCTTATATTGTGCTTGACAAACAATTTTTGTGTCTATATTTGCCAATTTTGTTCGATGATTTTTCAACAACGCTGTG
Proteins encoded in this window:
- the LOC107867414 gene encoding esterase OVCA2 isoform X2, giving the protein MAKHIFGQHFPKNYLQNIRPKRSLLVHVNIHQQTSHVAMASEGTNQKKLPRFLCLHGFRTSGAILKKQIFDKWPTQVVDKLDLVFIDAPFPCQGKSEVEGIFDPPYYEWYQFNKDLKVYENFDKCLEYIEECMIKHGPFDGLLGFSQGAIISGGLPGLQDKGVGLTKVPKIKYLIIIGGAKLQDNSVAEKAYSSPITCPSVHFLGEQDYLKKYGMELLELYVDPVVIHHPKGHTIPRFDEKGLESMLSFIEKVQAEINK
- the LOC107867414 gene encoding esterase OVCA2 isoform X1: MAKHIFGQHFPKNYLQNIRPKRSLLVHVNIHQQTSHVAMASEGTNQKKLPRFLCLHGFRTSGAILKKQIFDKWPTQVVDKLDLVFIDAPFPCQGKSEVEGIFDPPYYEWYQFNKDLKVYENFDKCLEYIEECMIKHGPFDGLLGFSQGAIISGGLPGLQDKDNSVAEKAYSSPITCPSVHFLGEQDYLKKYGMELLELYVDPVVIHHPKGHTIPRFDEKGLESMLSFIEKVQAEINK